From the Rhinolophus sinicus isolate RSC01 linkage group LG02, ASM3656204v1, whole genome shotgun sequence genome, one window contains:
- the IRAK3 gene encoding interleukin-1 receptor-associated kinase 3 isoform X2: MAWAAAAGNCGASGALSVHTLLFDLPPALLGQVCAVLDSCDGALGWRGLAERLASSWLDVRHIEKYVDQGAVLNPSERSHQGDGFPNIFSKGTAKVTVDNVLIPEHNKKGMLLKSSISFENVIEGTKNFHKDFLIGEGEIFEVYRAEIQNGTYAVKVLKQEKKMQCKKQWKRFLSELEVLLLFHHPNILELAAYFTESEKFCLVYPYMRHGSLFDRLQCVGNTDPLSWHIRINVLIGTARAVQYLHNTDPCSVICGSVSSANILLDDQFQPKLTDFAVAHFRPHLEPQSSTISVTSGSSNHLWYMPEEYIRQGKLSTKTDVYSFGIVIMEVLTGCKVVLDEPKHTQLRDLLLELLEKRGLDSCFSFLDKKVLPCPRNFSAKLFSLAGQCAATRAKLRPSMDEVLTTLESTQASLHFAEDPPTSLKSFRCPSPLFLDNVPSIPVEDDERQNHHSPPHDKHLRKDRLTQKTPFECSQSEVTFLGLENKTGSQRNEDACRIPGSSCEECRSPEHAAPFWDSRACGMNVDPSAETPGHSCRSRRAEASCSSKFFWNEYEQYTKEKISPEDKEDGRYYPGT; the protein is encoded by the exons CGGAGCGACTTGCAAGCAGCTGGCTGGACGTCCGTCACATTGAAAAATATGTAGACCAAG GAGCAGTCTTGAATCCTTCAGAGCGAAGTCATCAGGGAGATGGATTTCCAAACATATTCTCCAAG GGAACAGCCAAAGTCACAGTGGATAATGTTCTTATTcctgaacataataaaaaag GAATGTTGCTTAAATCCTCTATCAGCTTTGAAAATGTCATAGAAGGAACCAAAAACTTCCACAAAGACTTCCTAATTGGAGAAGGGGAGATTTTTGAAGTATACAGAGCGGAGATCCAAAATGGAACATATGCCGTTAAAGTATTGAAACAG gagaaaaaaatgcaatgtaAGAAACAGTGGAAGAGATTTTTATCTGAGCTTGAAGTCTTACTACT ATTTCATCATCCAAATATACTGGAGTTGGCTGCCTATTTTACAGAGAGTGAGAAGTTCTGCCTGGTTTATCCATATATGAGACATGGATCACTTTTTGACAGATTACAGTGCGTA GGGAACACAGACCCACTCTCTTGGCACATTCGCATCAATGTACTAATAGGAACAGCCAGAGCCGTCCAGTACTTGCACAATACGGATCCATGCTCCGTCATCTGTGGCAGTGTATCAAG TGCAAACATACTTCTGGATGACCAGTTTCAACCCAAACTGACTGATTTTGCCGTGGCTCACTTCCGACCCCACCTAGAGCCTCAGAGCTCCACCATAAGTGTGACCAGCGGTAGCAGTAATCATTTGTGGTACATGCCAGAGGAGTATATCAGACAGGGCAAACTTTCTACCAAAACAGATGTCTACAGCTTTGGAATA GTAATAATGGAAGTGCTGACCGGTTGTAAAGTGGTGTTAGATGAGCCAAAGCATACCCAGCTG AGGGATCTCCTGCTGGAATTGTTGGAAAAAAGAGGCCTCGATTCATGTTTCTCCTTTCTAGACAAGAAAGTGCTTCCTTGTCCTCGGAATTTTTCTGCCAAGCTCTTCTCGTTGGCGGGCCAGTGTGCGGCAACACGGGCAAAATTGAGGCCGTCGATGGATGAA GTCCTAACGACTCTTGAGAGTACTCAAGCCAGCTTACATTTTGCTGAAGACCCTCCCACCTCACTGAAGTCCTTCAGGTgtccttctcctctcttcctggatAACGTACCAAGTATTCCAGTGGAAGATGATGAAAGGCAGAATCATCATTCACCGCCTCACGataaacatttgagaaaagacAGGCTAACTCAGAAAACTCCCTTTGAATGCAGCCAGTCTGAGGTTACATTTCTGGGCTTGGAGAACAAAACAGGAAGTCAGAGAAATGAGGATGCTTGCAGAATACCCGGTTCTTCTTGTGAAGAATGTCGGTCTCCAGAGCATGCAGCTCCATTCTGGGACTCGAGGGCCTGTGGCATGAATGTGGACCCTTCTGCAGAAACTCCAGGCCATTCCTGCAGGAGCAGGCGAGCGGAGGCGAGCTGCTCCTCCAAATTTTTCTGGAATGAATATGAACagtacacaaaggaaaaaatttcaCCAGAAGATAAAGAAGACGGCAGGTATTACCCAGGCACCTGA
- the IRAK3 gene encoding interleukin-1 receptor-associated kinase 3 isoform X1, with protein sequence MAWAAAAGNCGASGALSVHTLLFDLPPALLGQVCAVLDSCDGALGWRGLAERLASSWLDVRHIEKYVDQGKSGTREILWSWAQKNKTIGDLLQILQEMGHHRVIHLIANHGAVLNPSERSHQGDGFPNIFSKGTAKVTVDNVLIPEHNKKGMLLKSSISFENVIEGTKNFHKDFLIGEGEIFEVYRAEIQNGTYAVKVLKQEKKMQCKKQWKRFLSELEVLLLFHHPNILELAAYFTESEKFCLVYPYMRHGSLFDRLQCVGNTDPLSWHIRINVLIGTARAVQYLHNTDPCSVICGSVSSANILLDDQFQPKLTDFAVAHFRPHLEPQSSTISVTSGSSNHLWYMPEEYIRQGKLSTKTDVYSFGIVIMEVLTGCKVVLDEPKHTQLRDLLLELLEKRGLDSCFSFLDKKVLPCPRNFSAKLFSLAGQCAATRAKLRPSMDEVLTTLESTQASLHFAEDPPTSLKSFRCPSPLFLDNVPSIPVEDDERQNHHSPPHDKHLRKDRLTQKTPFECSQSEVTFLGLENKTGSQRNEDACRIPGSSCEECRSPEHAAPFWDSRACGMNVDPSAETPGHSCRSRRAEASCSSKFFWNEYEQYTKEKISPEDKEDGRYYPGT encoded by the exons CGGAGCGACTTGCAAGCAGCTGGCTGGACGTCCGTCACATTGAAAAATATGTAGACCAAGGTAAAAGCGGAACAAGAGAAATACTTTGGTCCTGGGCTCAGAAAAACAAGACCATCGGTGACCTTTTACAGATTCTCCAGGAGATGGGGCATCATCGAGTTATCCATTTAATTGCAAACCATG GAGCAGTCTTGAATCCTTCAGAGCGAAGTCATCAGGGAGATGGATTTCCAAACATATTCTCCAAG GGAACAGCCAAAGTCACAGTGGATAATGTTCTTATTcctgaacataataaaaaag GAATGTTGCTTAAATCCTCTATCAGCTTTGAAAATGTCATAGAAGGAACCAAAAACTTCCACAAAGACTTCCTAATTGGAGAAGGGGAGATTTTTGAAGTATACAGAGCGGAGATCCAAAATGGAACATATGCCGTTAAAGTATTGAAACAG gagaaaaaaatgcaatgtaAGAAACAGTGGAAGAGATTTTTATCTGAGCTTGAAGTCTTACTACT ATTTCATCATCCAAATATACTGGAGTTGGCTGCCTATTTTACAGAGAGTGAGAAGTTCTGCCTGGTTTATCCATATATGAGACATGGATCACTTTTTGACAGATTACAGTGCGTA GGGAACACAGACCCACTCTCTTGGCACATTCGCATCAATGTACTAATAGGAACAGCCAGAGCCGTCCAGTACTTGCACAATACGGATCCATGCTCCGTCATCTGTGGCAGTGTATCAAG TGCAAACATACTTCTGGATGACCAGTTTCAACCCAAACTGACTGATTTTGCCGTGGCTCACTTCCGACCCCACCTAGAGCCTCAGAGCTCCACCATAAGTGTGACCAGCGGTAGCAGTAATCATTTGTGGTACATGCCAGAGGAGTATATCAGACAGGGCAAACTTTCTACCAAAACAGATGTCTACAGCTTTGGAATA GTAATAATGGAAGTGCTGACCGGTTGTAAAGTGGTGTTAGATGAGCCAAAGCATACCCAGCTG AGGGATCTCCTGCTGGAATTGTTGGAAAAAAGAGGCCTCGATTCATGTTTCTCCTTTCTAGACAAGAAAGTGCTTCCTTGTCCTCGGAATTTTTCTGCCAAGCTCTTCTCGTTGGCGGGCCAGTGTGCGGCAACACGGGCAAAATTGAGGCCGTCGATGGATGAA GTCCTAACGACTCTTGAGAGTACTCAAGCCAGCTTACATTTTGCTGAAGACCCTCCCACCTCACTGAAGTCCTTCAGGTgtccttctcctctcttcctggatAACGTACCAAGTATTCCAGTGGAAGATGATGAAAGGCAGAATCATCATTCACCGCCTCACGataaacatttgagaaaagacAGGCTAACTCAGAAAACTCCCTTTGAATGCAGCCAGTCTGAGGTTACATTTCTGGGCTTGGAGAACAAAACAGGAAGTCAGAGAAATGAGGATGCTTGCAGAATACCCGGTTCTTCTTGTGAAGAATGTCGGTCTCCAGAGCATGCAGCTCCATTCTGGGACTCGAGGGCCTGTGGCATGAATGTGGACCCTTCTGCAGAAACTCCAGGCCATTCCTGCAGGAGCAGGCGAGCGGAGGCGAGCTGCTCCTCCAAATTTTTCTGGAATGAATATGAACagtacacaaaggaaaaaatttcaCCAGAAGATAAAGAAGACGGCAGGTATTACCCAGGCACCTGA